One genomic window of Hippocampus zosterae strain Florida chromosome 12, ASM2543408v3, whole genome shotgun sequence includes the following:
- the LOC127611641 gene encoding cytochrome c oxidase assembly factor 5: MPKYYEDKEEDTRACAGIREDFKACLLQHDCVIKEGKMPSECLKEGHCKALQTSFFECKRSMLDTRSRFRGRKGY; this comes from the exons ATGCCGAAATATTACGAGGATAAAGAGGAAGACACACGAGCCTGTGCTGGCATTCGAGAAGACTTCAAAGCATGTCTCCTTCAACACGACTGTGTCATTAAG GAGGGGAAGATGCCCAGTGAGTGCTTGAAAGAAGGTCATTGCAAAGCCCTACAGACGTCATTCTTTGAGTGCAAAAGGTCCATG CTGGACACAAGGTCAAGATTCAGAGGAAGAAAAGGATATTAA
- the si:dkey-4e7.3 gene encoding inosine-uridine preferring nucleoside hydrolase → MALSPAVLCCSLSRRLRTTDLCFQYLRTLSSFSYPKDSRMRKKLLVDVDCGLDDAQAIMLALAAPNVDLLGVTCVHGNTTLENVCRNILRVLQACNRLDIPVFKGAAKPLVGNSINSSHFHGLDGLGDAPDPKAPSVDLVQEESAVLAMIRIVNENPGEVSLVATAPLTNLALAVRLDPSLPSKLRGLYIMGGNTESRGNTSVCGEFNFTADPEAAYIVLNDYCCPTYLACWEFTCYSKLPWEFCDTWLAQPTAKARFMARITRNSIKASLSKEWVGGSGFISCDSYAMAAAVDETFVIESDCYPVSVELTGMHTRGMMVVDTQGILKKTHKALIMKKVDLEKFKEMMMAALK, encoded by the exons ATGGCCCTGAGCCCAGCCGTCTTGTGCTGCAGCCTTTCACGCAG GTTAAGAACAACTGATCTTTGTTTTCAATATCTGAGGACACTCAGTTCATTTTCATATCCAAAAG ACTCTAGGATGAGGAAGAAGCTGCTGGTGGATGTGGACTGTGGCTTGGATGACGCGCAGGCCATCATGTTAGCGTTGGCCGCCCCCAACGTGGACTTGCTGGGGGTGACCTGCGTGCACGGAAACACCACGTTGGAGAACGTGTGCAGAAACATCCTGCGTGTTCTGCAAGCTTGCAATAGGCTGGAC ATCCCAGTGTTTAAAGGTGCTGCCAAGCCCCTCGTTGGCAACTCAATTAATTCGAGCCACTTCCATGGGCTGGATGGCCTCGGAGACGCCCCCGACCCAAAGGCTCCCAGTGTGGATCTGGTGCAGGAGGAAAGTGCCGTGCTGGCTATGATCAGAATCGTCAATGAGAACCCAGGAGAG GTGTCGCTGGTCGCCACGGCGCCACTCACCAACCTGGCCCTGGCCGTGAGGTTGGATCCATCCTTGCCGAGCAAGCTGCGAGGGCTCTACATCATGGGAGGCAACACCGAAT CGCGAGGGAACACCTCAGTGTGCGGAGAGTTCAACTTCACAGCCGATCCGGAAGCGGCGTACATCGTGCTGAATGACTACTGTTGTCCGACCTACTTGGCGTGCTGGGAGTTTACCTGCTACAGCAAACTGCCCTGG GAGTTCTGTGACACCTGGCTAGCACAGCCCACAGCCAAAGCTCGCTTCATGGCGCGTATCACGCGAAACAGCATCAAGGCGTCGCTCAGCAAGGAGTGGGTGGGCGGCAGCGGCTTCATCTCCTGTGACTCTTATGCCATGGCTGCCGCCGTGGATGAAACGTTTGTCATCGAGAGCGACTGCTACCCGGTCAGCGTGGAGCTGACGGGCATGCACACGAGGGGTATGATGGTGGTGGATACGCAGGGCATCCTCAAAAAGACTCACAAGGCTCTCATTATGAAAaaggtggacttggagaagttTAAGGAGATGATGATGGCGGCATTGAAATAG